From a single Campylobacter concisus genomic region:
- a CDS encoding phospholipase A gives MSKILLFLSLSLSFLMASGLDDFKRAQELEQSGDIKAAMQIYKELAKSSLNEQSVIQNVQESEPALREAKLKQADLLREDKSDKNLQNALGIELYKFNYLLPVTYAKNVPNDERKSVETKFQISLAKPLFYDLFGFRESLVAAYTQTSWWQITRTSAPFRETNYQPEIFLNFASPKYLDQIGVKNLKFGLLHESNGRDGSNSRSWNRAYVQSDFVFDKLSISPRAWMVVGNKGDNKDILKYIGHGDVRLSYNLNEHIFSLMLRNNLHFDKTNKGAAEISYMFPIFSTGVYGYLQYFTGYGESLIDYNRHTDKFGLGFVILK, from the coding sequence ATGAGTAAAATTTTATTATTTTTAAGCCTTAGTCTTAGTTTTTTGATGGCAAGTGGGCTAGATGATTTTAAAAGAGCACAAGAGCTGGAGCAAAGTGGCGACATAAAGGCTGCGATGCAAATTTATAAAGAGCTAGCCAAAAGCTCTTTAAACGAGCAAAGCGTGATACAAAATGTGCAAGAGAGTGAGCCAGCGCTAAGAGAGGCAAAGCTAAAGCAAGCTGATCTTTTAAGAGAAGATAAAAGTGATAAAAATTTACAAAATGCACTTGGTATTGAGCTTTATAAATTTAACTACCTTTTGCCGGTAACTTATGCTAAAAATGTGCCAAACGATGAGCGAAAGAGCGTTGAAACTAAGTTTCAAATAAGCCTTGCAAAGCCGTTATTTTATGACCTGTTTGGATTTAGAGAGAGCCTTGTGGCAGCCTACACGCAGACATCTTGGTGGCAGATAACAAGAACTTCAGCGCCATTTCGTGAGACGAACTATCAGCCAGAAATTTTTCTAAATTTTGCTTCTCCAAAATATTTGGATCAAATAGGTGTAAAAAACCTAAAATTTGGACTTTTGCATGAGTCAAATGGACGAGATGGTAGCAATTCAAGAAGCTGGAATAGAGCTTATGTGCAAAGTGATTTTGTTTTTGACAAGCTTAGCATTTCGCCAAGAGCTTGGATGGTAGTGGGCAATAAGGGCGATAATAAAGATATATTAAAATACATAGGACACGGCGATGTAAGGCTTAGCTACAACCTTAATGAACACATTTTTAGCCTAATGCTAAGAAATAACTTACATTTTGATAAAACAAACAAAGGTGCGGCTGAAATTTCATATATGTTTCCTATCTTCTCAACCGGAGTTTATGGCTATTTGCAGTATTTTACGGGATATGGCGAGAGTTTGATTGATTATAATAGGCATACTGATAAATTTGGTCTTGGTTTTGTTATTTTAAAATAA